GGGTTGCTTCGCCGAGGGTGGTCGGGTCGGCGATCATGCCGGTGAACAGGGCCTCGACCAGTACGGAGCGTTCGTGTTCGCGTTGCAGTACCAGTTCGGTGGTGGTTTCTCGGTAGGCGGCCGCTACTGCGACAGCGTATTCACCCGATAGTGCCCAGACCTCTGCAGCGAGGGCGACGAGCATTGCGTCGGTGACCTCGGGGTGGCGTCGTGAGGCGGAAACCAGTTCGGACCACAGGAATTCGAATCCGATGCGGAAGGCGTGCAAGGTTTCGGCCAGGGGCACACCCTGCTGTGCACGTAGTCGCCCGGTCTCCTTGGGCGGTTCCGGGTCCACCGGTGCGGTGGTGGTGAAGTGTCGCAGCATCAGAGTGAGATTGCGCGTGCAGGAGGTGCGAATGGTGTCGAAGGGCACCTGCGCCTCGTTGCGGTAGGTGTCGAGTTCGGCGAGGAAGCGCCGGGCCAACCGCAGTCCGAGGTCGTCGATGGTCTCGAGTAGGAGCGCGGCTACTTCGACGATTGCTTCCGGCGGCGTGGTGCGGGGCATTTCCGCAGGTTACCGGTTCGTGGTTGTTGCGGCGAACAGTTGGCGGACCGGTGATGTTGTCCCTGCGTCCATGGGAGCGCGATCACATCGATGCGACGATTTCGGCGATGTTTTCGGCACTACCGGAAAGTTGACGATGCGCTCCTTGACCGTGAATCTGCTGCAGTCGGCCCTGCGTGTCCCGGACCGGGTCGCGGTGCGATCGGACGATACGGTCCTGACCTATGCGCAGCTCGAGGAGCGGACCGCGCGGGTCGCCTCGATGCTGCGTGCCGAGGGTGTGACTCCAGGGTCTCGGGTGGCTCTGATGATGCCCAACGTGCCGGAGTTCGTGGTTCTCTACTACGGGATCCTGCGCGCGGGATGCGTTGTGGTGCCGATGAATCCGTTGCTGAAGGCCCGTGAGGTCGCCTACTACCTGTCCGATTGCGGTGCACGAGTGCTGTTCGATTGGAGGGGCGGTCCAGGGGAGGGGCCGCAAGGGGCGGCGGCGAGCGGGACCATTGTCCGGACGATCGATCCGACGTCGTTTGCCGCCCTGCTGGGGAGGCACGCGCCACGCCATGAGAGCCCAGAGGTGGAGCTGGATCAGGTGGCGGTGATCCTCTACACCTCGGGGACCACCGGCCAACCCAAGGGAGCGGCGCTGACGCTCGCCGGGCTCGCGCACAACGCCGAGGTGTACGCCTCGACCGTGCAGGAGCTCCACCACGATGATGTGATCCTGGGCTGCCTGCCGCTGTTCCACACCTTCGGGCAGACCTGCGCACTCAATGCCGCGATCTATTGCGGAGCCGCGCTGACATTGGTTCCGCGCTTCGAGCCGGCCACGGTATTCGAGGCGATCGCCCGCGACCGGGTCACTGTCTTCGCTGGTGTGCCGACCATGTACTCCACGCTGCTGCACGACGCGGTCGCGACGACAGCGGACGTCACGTCGTTGCGGCGCTGTGTATCCGGCGGTGCGTCGCTGCCGGTGGAACTGCTCACCGCCTTCGAGAAGACCTTCGGCTGCGAAATCCTGGAGGGCTACGGTCTGTCGGAGACCAGCCCCGTAGTCACGTTCAACCACGCCGGGCGGCCGCGCAAACCCGGCTCGATCGGTGTGCCGATCCGTGACGTCGAGGTCGAGTTGGTCGATGTGATCGACGGGATCGGCGAGATCGCGGTCCGCGGCCCGAATGTCATGTCCGGCTACTGGAATCGGCCCGAGGCGACCGAGGCCGCGATTCCCGACGGCTGGTTCCGCACCGGCGACCTCGCCCGGCGCGACGACGACGGCTACTACTACATCGTCGACCGCAAGAAGGACATGATCATTCGCGGCGGGTACAACATCTACCCCCGCGAAATCGAGGAGCTGCTCTACGAACACCCCGATGTCGTGCAGGCCGCCGTCTTCGGCATCGCCGACGATCACTTGGGGGAGGAGATCGTCGCCGCCATCGTTCTGAGCGCGGAAGCGAACACCACCGCGGAGGAACTGCAGAGCTTCGTGCGCGAACGCATCGCTGCCTACAAATACCCCCGCCATGTTTGGCTGC
This sequence is a window from Nocardia yunnanensis. Protein-coding genes within it:
- a CDS encoding long-chain-fatty-acid--CoA ligase, yielding MRSLTVNLLQSALRVPDRVAVRSDDTVLTYAQLEERTARVASMLRAEGVTPGSRVALMMPNVPEFVVLYYGILRAGCVVVPMNPLLKAREVAYYLSDCGARVLFDWRGGPGEGPQGAAASGTIVRTIDPTSFAALLGRHAPRHESPEVELDQVAVILYTSGTTGQPKGAALTLAGLAHNAEVYASTVQELHHDDVILGCLPLFHTFGQTCALNAAIYCGAALTLVPRFEPATVFEAIARDRVTVFAGVPTMYSTLLHDAVATTADVTSLRRCVSGGASLPVELLTAFEKTFGCEILEGYGLSETSPVVTFNHAGRPRKPGSIGVPIRDVEVELVDVIDGIGEIAVRGPNVMSGYWNRPEATEAAIPDGWFRTGDLARRDDDGYYYIVDRKKDMIIRGGYNIYPREIEELLYEHPDVVQAAVFGIADDHLGEEIVAAIVLSAEANTTAEELQSFVRERIAAYKYPRHVWLLDELPTGPSGKILKRAITQP